From a single Anabas testudineus chromosome 5, fAnaTes1.2, whole genome shotgun sequence genomic region:
- the LOC113153382 gene encoding golgin subfamily A member 6-like protein 22, whose amino-acid sequence MEAEDSSKNKSKELNEDPARPGPIQDSQRAPNLKKARKQAKKQNKELASQNAALKEQMAAKELSWEQEKRKLIKALESARAKKVQEKEKEIRSLQNALCEQEMETQRVTQYWKGEYDRVTAFWKEENDRITLTWENETKAVKDASEKNLMALNAEWEERWRVREEELVAQIKTLQEETDKKVSQVILEKDDLITKITQEKTSFEEQCAESSAKLKEKEQELLQSQAEMNRKAEQSLQDLNRQKHRFAQERTELIAKGKNDRKSLCDELNETSAKLIQKEAEIAQKQSMWLAKFKSLQDQLKFEVTERKRGFVRLQELEKKRREGENEWLHKVSQMEENIELLTQRNNELQALAQMTAKQKAKIEKEAKKAQEEEEKRLKKERKEREDGEKKERKEHEKKEKERLKSEKKELREREEKEKESTRVKWRWKRRD is encoded by the exons ATGGAAGCAGAGGACAGCTCCAAAAACAAG tcaaAAGAGCTGAATGAAGACCCTGCTCGTCCTGGCCCAATCCAGGACAGCCAACGTGCACCCAACCTCAAAAAAGCCCGAAAgcaagcaaagaaacaaaacaaggaacTGGCCTCACAAAATGCTGCCCTGAAGGAGCAGATGGCCGCCAAGGAGCTGAGCTgggagcaggagaagagaaaactgatAAAGGCTCTAGAGTCAGCAAGAGCCAAAAAAGtccaggagaaagagaaagagatccGCTCCCTTCAGAACGCTCTCTGTGAACAGGAGATGGAGACCCAAAGGGTCACGCAATACTGGAAGGGAGAGTACGACCGGGTCACTGCCTTCTGGAAAGAAGAGAACGACAGGATCACACTGACCTGGGAGAATGAGACTAAAGCCGTTAAAGATGCCTCAGAGAAAAATTTGATGGCCTTGAATGCAGAGTGGGAGGAACGCTGGCGTGTAAGAGAGGAGGAGCTCGTCGCCCAGATCAAAACTCTGCAGGAGGAGACGGACAAGAAAGTGAGCCAGGTCATCCTGGAAAAGGATGATCTGATCACTAAAATAACTCAGGAAAAGACGTCCTTTGAAGAACAGTGTGCAGAGAGCTCAGCcaagctgaaagaaaaagaacaagagctCCTCCAGAGCCAGGCTGAGATGAACAGGAAAGCAGAGCAAAGTCTGCAGGACCTCAACAGGCAGAAACACCGGTTCGCCCAGGAAAGGACTGAGCTGATCGCAAAAGGAAAGAATGATAGGAAGTCTCTTTGCGACGAGCTGAATGAGACCTCAGCCAAACTGATCCAAAAAGAAGCGGAAATCGCCCAGAAACAGTCCATGTGGCTGGCCAAATTCAAAAGTCTGCAAGATCAGCTGAAATTTGAGGTGACTGAGAGGAAGCGAGGTTTTGTGAGGCTTCAAGAGCTGGAAAAAAAGCGCAGAGAGGGCGAGAATGAGTGGCTCCACAAAGTCAGCCAAATGGAGGAGAACATCGAGCTCCTGACTCAAAGGAACAATGAACTTCAG GCGCTCGCCCAAATGACTGCTAAGCAGAAGGCAAAGATCGAAAAAGAGGCAAAGAAagcacaggaggaggaagagaagagactgaagaaggagaggaaagagagggaggacggagagaagaaagagagaaaagaacacgagaagaaagagaaagagagactgaaGAGCGAGAAGAAAgaactgagagagagggaggagaaagaaaaggagagcacCCGAGTGAAGTGGAGGTGGAAGAGACGAGACTAG